In the genome of Coraliomargarita algicola, one region contains:
- a CDS encoding MerR family transcriptional regulator, which yields MARETGESNATIRYWTKEGLLQVADSTDAGYQLYHPSMIERVAKIRELQGQRYTLSEIRGQINQE from the coding sequence TTGGCCCGTGAGACAGGCGAGAGCAACGCGACGATTCGTTATTGGACCAAGGAAGGTCTCTTACAGGTCGCCGATTCCACGGATGCCGGTTACCAGCTGTATCATCCCAGTATGATCGAGAGAGTCGCGAAGATCCGCGAGCTACAAGGCCAACGCTACACGCTGAGCGAGATTCGCGGACAGATTAATCAAGAGTAG
- a CDS encoding DUF883 family protein has product MPQKSTSTKSTTSQANDLQSDRDKLVADLKLLVADAKSLTESASDESKEFLSDKAEDLRQQLAETMEKLKAEGEKVKEVAVEKTDEVESCIRKNPWKSIGIAVVAGIVIDRLTSRHK; this is encoded by the coding sequence ATGCCACAGAAATCAACAAGTACCAAATCGACTACCAGCCAAGCGAATGATCTACAGTCGGATCGCGATAAGTTGGTCGCCGACCTGAAGCTCTTGGTCGCGGATGCTAAATCGCTGACGGAGTCTGCGAGCGATGAGTCTAAGGAGTTTCTTTCGGACAAGGCCGAGGACTTGCGTCAGCAACTCGCGGAAACCATGGAAAAGCTTAAAGCGGAGGGCGAAAAGGTTAAGGAAGTCGCAGTTGAGAAGACGGATGAGGTGGAATCTTGCATTCGCAAGAATCCATGGAAGTCGATCGGGATTGCAGTTGTTGCGGGTATCGTGATCGACCGTTTAACGAGTCGTCATAAATAA
- a CDS encoding ATP-binding protein — protein sequence MIQRGHILEIKRKLSQFPAVVILGPRQCGKTTLAQDLGGRYYDMETEGSSARLDAEWNEAAAGEELTIIDEAQEVPEIFKRLRGTIDADRKRNGRYLLLGSVSPSLISGVSESLAGRVAFVEMSPLSLCEPTGQTMDSLWLYGGYPDGGVLDPSLFPAWQNSYLTALTTSDLPKWGMTASAQMTRRLLQMLAAHHGQPLNASQIGQALGIDHKTVQRYIDFLEGAFLLRNLPPYYANIKKRLVKRPRIYIRDSGLLHALMRIQDMDMLYGQPWLGQSWEGFIIEQTLTVLSMKNKTATPYYFRSSDGYELDLVLDWGVERWAIEIKLTSNPSKQEIDRLNKVADMVGATQRILLCRIEEAFGNETLTVTHPEKWLQQLSS from the coding sequence ATGATTCAACGTGGCCACATTTTAGAGATAAAGCGGAAGCTTTCCCAATTTCCGGCGGTGGTCATCCTCGGCCCGAGGCAATGTGGGAAAACGACTTTAGCGCAAGACTTGGGCGGGCGCTACTATGACATGGAAACGGAAGGGAGCTCCGCTCGACTGGATGCGGAATGGAATGAGGCGGCTGCGGGTGAAGAACTGACCATTATCGACGAGGCACAGGAAGTGCCCGAAATCTTCAAACGCCTGCGTGGCACAATCGACGCGGACCGGAAACGAAACGGGCGCTACTTGCTACTCGGTTCTGTATCTCCGAGCCTCATTTCGGGAGTCTCAGAGTCGTTGGCCGGGCGAGTCGCTTTTGTGGAGATGAGTCCACTCTCGCTCTGCGAACCCACGGGGCAGACAATGGACTCACTTTGGCTCTATGGAGGCTACCCTGACGGAGGCGTGCTCGACCCAAGTCTTTTCCCCGCTTGGCAAAACAGCTATTTGACGGCCTTAACCACGAGCGACCTGCCTAAATGGGGGATGACCGCCTCGGCTCAAATGACTCGGCGGCTATTACAAATGCTAGCAGCCCATCACGGCCAGCCCTTGAACGCCTCTCAAATCGGACAGGCACTCGGGATCGACCACAAGACCGTGCAACGCTACATCGATTTCCTTGAAGGTGCCTTTCTCTTACGCAACCTGCCGCCTTACTATGCGAATATAAAGAAGCGGCTGGTGAAGCGTCCTCGCATTTACATCCGCGACAGCGGCCTACTACATGCTTTAATGCGTATTCAGGATATGGATATGCTCTACGGTCAACCTTGGCTCGGACAAAGCTGGGAGGGGTTCATCATCGAGCAGACCCTGACGGTCTTGAGCATGAAGAACAAAACAGCCACTCCCTACTATTTCCGCAGTTCGGATGGCTACGAGCTCGACCTCGTTTTAGATTGGGGCGTGGAACGGTGGGCGATCGAAATCAAACTCACCTCCAATCCATCGAAACAGGAGATTGATCGCCTCAATAAAGTCGCCGACATGGTGGGCGCGACCCAACGCATCCTCTTATGTCGTATCGAGGAAGCTTTCGGAAACGAAACACTCACCGTCACGCACCCCGAAAAGTGGCTCCAACAGCTTAGTTCATGA
- a CDS encoding helix-turn-helix domain-containing protein: MKIENRTFDVSIPTADGERIAELITIEIPMEWDEEVHEWLMTDAGLQKVEETKARHMGLMQPAEIRALRERLKLTQKEISEALQIGEKTWSPWENGRNRPSRSINLLLRALDDGKITIDYLKTVARPPAAWIQDAHYMSFENDPIFTARPAQPICHTQSEADSEELLETFAA, encoded by the coding sequence ATGAAAATTGAAAACCGCACATTTGATGTCTCCATCCCGACCGCTGACGGTGAACGCATTGCCGAACTCATCACCATTGAGATCCCAATGGAATGGGACGAAGAAGTCCACGAATGGTTGATGACCGATGCAGGTTTGCAAAAAGTTGAAGAAACCAAAGCACGCCACATGGGCTTGATGCAACCCGCTGAAATTCGCGCTCTGCGTGAACGGTTGAAATTAACCCAGAAAGAGATCAGCGAGGCGCTTCAGATTGGAGAAAAGACATGGAGCCCATGGGAGAACGGTCGCAATCGCCCCAGCCGTAGCATCAATCTACTGCTGCGCGCATTGGACGATGGCAAAATCACGATCGACTACTTAAAAACGGTAGCGAGGCCGCCCGCCGCTTGGATACAGGATGCGCACTACATGTCATTTGAAAATGATCCAATCTTCACAGCGAGACCCGCACAGCCGATTTGCCACACGCAATCGGAAGCGGACTCCGAAGAACTTCTAGAGACATTTGCAGCATGA
- a CDS encoding phytoene desaturase family protein, whose translation MAKDWLKGIKEEYDVVVIGSGLGGLTGANYLAKNGHKVLLLEHHYQFGGLATWFKRPGGHIFDISLHGFPHGMVKSCRKYWTKEIADSIHQLKDVRFINPQMDVWTSFDREDFTNILVNDFKVDREKVEAFYTHLRQMNFYDDNTQTTGEMFEEFFPGRSDVHRLLMEPISYANGSHIDDPAITYGIVFSNFMSKGVFTFQGGTDTLIKKMVAELEKNGCEVRKNALVEGVDVEDGKVVGVRVRSQNSGSEEFPIRTVKCKAVLSNANVRNTIEYLVGEDKFSSEFVAEAKAVRNNTSSCQVYMGIKKGETIPNIGDLVFTSKAPEYTIDELTSIHTSSHTFSVYYPETRPHLKEPRYTVVASLNARWDEWNDLTDEQYEAEKARMCEECVSSLETFIPGVRDKIDHIEAATPRTVNYYTKSMQGTSFGTKFEGLKVSMELSDQIQGLYHAGSVGIIMSGWLGTMNYGVITANKMDKWLYEQAKG comes from the coding sequence ATGGCAAAGGATTGGCTCAAAGGCATTAAAGAAGAATATGACGTCGTCGTCATCGGCTCCGGCTTGGGTGGACTCACCGGGGCGAACTACTTGGCGAAGAACGGTCACAAGGTCCTCTTGCTCGAACACCACTACCAGTTTGGTGGGCTCGCGACTTGGTTTAAGCGTCCCGGTGGACACATCTTCGATATCTCCTTGCACGGCTTCCCGCATGGTATGGTTAAGAGCTGTCGCAAATACTGGACCAAGGAGATCGCCGATTCCATCCACCAGCTCAAAGATGTTCGTTTCATTAATCCGCAGATGGATGTGTGGACCTCCTTCGACCGCGAAGACTTTACCAATATTTTGGTCAACGACTTCAAAGTCGACCGCGAGAAGGTGGAAGCCTTCTACACCCACCTGCGCCAGATGAATTTCTATGACGACAACACCCAGACGACGGGTGAAATGTTCGAAGAGTTCTTCCCCGGCCGCAGCGATGTGCATCGCTTGCTAATGGAGCCTATCTCCTACGCCAACGGCTCGCATATCGACGACCCTGCCATTACGTACGGGATCGTATTCTCCAATTTCATGAGCAAGGGAGTGTTCACTTTCCAAGGCGGCACCGATACTTTGATCAAAAAGATGGTCGCCGAGCTGGAGAAAAACGGCTGCGAGGTGCGCAAGAATGCACTGGTCGAAGGCGTGGATGTGGAAGACGGCAAAGTCGTCGGCGTGCGCGTGCGCAGTCAAAACTCCGGCAGCGAAGAATTCCCGATCCGCACCGTCAAGTGCAAGGCCGTGCTCTCCAACGCCAACGTGCGCAACACCATCGAGTATCTGGTGGGCGAAGATAAATTCAGCTCCGAGTTTGTGGCCGAGGCCAAGGCGGTGCGTAACAACACCAGTTCCTGCCAAGTTTACATGGGCATCAAGAAGGGCGAGACCATCCCGAACATCGGCGACCTCGTCTTTACTTCCAAAGCCCCCGAATACACCATCGATGAGCTCACATCGATCCACACTAGCAGCCACACCTTTTCCGTTTATTATCCGGAAACCCGCCCACACCTCAAGGAGCCACGCTACACCGTGGTCGCGTCCTTAAACGCCCGCTGGGACGAGTGGAACGATTTAACCGACGAGCAATACGAAGCCGAAAAGGCCCGCATGTGCGAAGAGTGCGTCAGCAGCTTGGAAACTTTCATCCCCGGCGTGCGCGACAAAATCGACCACATCGAAGCCGCCACCCCACGCACGGTGAACTATTACACCAAGTCCATGCAAGGCACCTCCTTCGGCACCAAATTCGAAGGCCTCAAGGTCTCGATGGAACTTTCCGATCAAATCCAAGGCCTCTACCACGCCGGCTCCGTCGGCATCATCATGTCCGGCTGGCTCGGCACCATGAATTACGGTGTCATCACCGCCAACAAGATGGACAAGTGGCTCTACGAGCAGGCGAAAGGGTAG
- a CDS encoding phage holin family protein, whose translation MDALNAAESALRALGGIVESRLEMFSLETVIEKRRAACLLAAVMLSAGFALLGVTFAGIFLILLAPVEYRVHVAGVWMLLNAMLAAVCVALLLYALRRGAAPFEHTREELRKDFACLGTVVKSGE comes from the coding sequence ATGGACGCATTGAATGCAGCTGAGTCCGCGTTGCGGGCGCTGGGCGGGATCGTTGAGTCTCGCCTGGAAATGTTCTCCTTAGAGACTGTCATTGAGAAGCGCCGCGCAGCTTGTCTGCTTGCTGCAGTGATGCTTTCGGCTGGTTTTGCTTTATTGGGGGTGACCTTTGCAGGCATCTTTCTAATCTTGCTCGCCCCTGTTGAGTATCGCGTGCATGTGGCCGGCGTCTGGATGTTGCTGAATGCGATGCTGGCAGCTGTGTGTGTGGCACTGCTTCTGTATGCTTTACGCAGAGGGGCGGCTCCATTTGAGCACACGCGCGAGGAACTTAGAAAGGATTTTGCATGTTTGGGAACCGTCGTGAAATCAGGCGAATAA
- a CDS encoding DEAD/DEAH box helicase, giving the protein MTIPDLWQQQAVNLLRAQHDVIVDAPTGAGKTFIFEHLVERAFPGKAVFTVPTRALANDKFCEWQAKGWRVGIETGDVSYQSDAPIVIATLETQKRALMTGRGPRLLVIDEYQMVGDHARGVNYELALAMAPPDTQLLLLSGSVANPRDIEAWLQGCGRTVATVRHRERPVPLDEIHLDALPEQLPKNIHGRWPRYIARALAAGLGPILIFAPRRKAAESLARSLAAALPEPDSIVLTPEQKALAGNELARTLKQRIAFHHSGMSYAQRAALVEPLAKANQLKVIVATTGLAAGINFAMRSVLVLDREYRVAEAHRHLRPDELLQMFGRAGRRGLDDRGSVLFTGNAPRLNEAKALRLQREGNVDWPSLLTVIQTAVEDGKHPLQATRELTARLFAREPIQLGLDDFLHQRKSKAHATSTLNHEQSLSGGVITEFKNSEGIWERKRAPILFKLKDSWYLDRDSWRPGLSSPKIVASLRIGTICKFGTGKDRRYGLEVPLATFPQTRDDNRLTLSKWLRKALREQERHQGKTPNIPKLWTLEKIERRIVPNLASLTRGGRSVQLGERNGSLYAQLDYSEGEIYALKDLSGKGLLNPIERKREITGSLPNNQHSPHSPPCHGVAKRRRISTSQSAQRPHSTPRSVAEQWHALGLIDHRAHPTRRGIIFSFFNHGEGLAVAAALEAKHYPIEELVYDLANLRAGHRFNALALAGRPLTAFCQEAYGLRSIPGYLRRGVPEDYGEGASEILYNIEHKSSHAAAYIDDELSQGDIERARLEWRSLRLHIAHAPDYEWDRWRALKAKCIESLDTERMRLPFENFPPLTRQQQYSRSPRRL; this is encoded by the coding sequence TTGACCATACCCGACCTGTGGCAACAACAGGCGGTCAACTTGCTGCGCGCGCAGCACGACGTCATTGTGGATGCCCCCACGGGGGCGGGCAAAACCTTCATTTTCGAACATCTGGTCGAACGCGCCTTTCCCGGCAAAGCGGTCTTCACCGTGCCCACCCGTGCACTGGCCAACGATAAATTCTGTGAGTGGCAAGCCAAGGGCTGGCGCGTCGGGATCGAGACCGGCGACGTCAGCTATCAAAGCGACGCTCCGATCGTCATCGCCACCCTGGAAACGCAAAAACGCGCCCTGATGACCGGGCGTGGTCCGCGCCTACTGGTAATCGACGAATACCAAATGGTGGGCGACCATGCCCGCGGCGTGAACTATGAGCTAGCACTCGCCATGGCCCCGCCTGACACCCAATTACTACTACTCAGCGGCAGCGTGGCCAATCCCCGAGACATCGAAGCTTGGCTACAAGGCTGCGGCCGCACCGTCGCCACCGTGCGCCATCGTGAACGCCCGGTCCCATTGGACGAGATTCACCTCGACGCCCTGCCCGAGCAGCTGCCCAAGAACATCCATGGCCGCTGGCCACGCTATATCGCGCGCGCACTCGCGGCCGGCCTCGGCCCCATCTTGATCTTCGCTCCCCGGCGCAAGGCAGCCGAAAGCCTCGCCCGCAGCCTGGCCGCCGCCCTGCCCGAGCCCGACAGCATTGTGCTCACACCCGAGCAAAAGGCCCTCGCCGGCAACGAGCTGGCTCGCACTCTCAAGCAGCGTATCGCTTTTCACCACAGTGGCATGAGCTACGCACAACGCGCCGCGCTGGTCGAGCCACTCGCCAAGGCCAACCAGTTAAAAGTCATCGTCGCCACCACGGGGCTCGCCGCCGGCATCAACTTTGCCATGCGCTCGGTGCTGGTGCTGGATCGCGAATACCGGGTCGCCGAAGCGCATCGACACCTGCGCCCCGATGAGCTGCTACAAATGTTCGGCCGCGCCGGACGCCGCGGCCTCGACGATCGCGGCAGCGTGCTGTTCACCGGTAATGCCCCTCGACTCAACGAAGCCAAAGCCCTACGCCTGCAGCGCGAAGGCAACGTCGATTGGCCCTCCCTACTCACAGTCATTCAAACCGCAGTCGAAGATGGCAAGCATCCCTTGCAAGCCACCCGCGAGTTAACCGCCCGCCTCTTCGCCCGCGAGCCCATCCAGCTGGGCTTGGACGACTTTCTACACCAGCGTAAAAGCAAAGCCCACGCCACCAGCACCCTCAATCACGAACAATCCCTGTCCGGCGGAGTGATTACAGAATTCAAAAACAGCGAAGGCATTTGGGAACGCAAACGGGCCCCCATCCTGTTCAAACTCAAAGACAGTTGGTACCTCGATCGCGACAGCTGGCGCCCGGGACTCAGCAGCCCCAAAATCGTCGCCAGCCTGCGCATCGGCACCATCTGTAAATTCGGCACCGGCAAAGACCGCCGCTACGGTCTGGAAGTGCCCCTCGCCACCTTCCCCCAAACCCGTGACGACAACCGGCTCACCCTGAGTAAGTGGCTGCGTAAGGCACTGCGCGAACAAGAGCGCCACCAGGGCAAAACACCCAACATTCCCAAGCTCTGGACACTGGAAAAAATCGAGCGCCGCATCGTGCCCAATCTCGCCTCACTCACTCGCGGCGGACGTTCCGTGCAGCTCGGCGAGCGTAACGGCAGCCTCTACGCACAACTCGATTACAGCGAAGGTGAAATCTACGCGCTCAAAGACCTCAGCGGCAAAGGCCTGCTCAATCCCATCGAGCGCAAACGCGAAATCACCGGCAGCCTCCCCAACAATCAACATTCTCCCCACTCCCCACCTTGTCACGGCGTAGCAAAGCGAAGACGGATCTCCACTTCCCAGTCCGCGCAGCGGCCCCACTCCACCCCACGCAGCGTCGCCGAGCAATGGCATGCACTCGGTCTCATCGACCATCGCGCCCACCCCACCCGACGCGGGATTATCTTTTCTTTCTTCAATCACGGCGAAGGCCTCGCGGTGGCCGCCGCCCTCGAAGCCAAGCACTACCCGATCGAAGAACTTGTTTACGATCTCGCCAATTTGCGGGCCGGGCACCGCTTCAACGCACTCGCCCTTGCCGGTCGCCCGCTGACCGCCTTCTGCCAGGAAGCCTACGGCTTGCGCAGCATCCCCGGCTACCTAAGGCGCGGCGTGCCCGAAGACTACGGCGAAGGCGCCAGCGAAATCCTGTATAACATCGAGCACAAAAGCAGCCATGCCGCCGCCTACATCGACGACGAGCTCAGCCAAGGCGACATCGAGCGCGCCCGCCTGGAATGGCGCAGCCTACGCTTGCACATCGCACACGCCCCCGACTACGAATGGGACCGCTGGCGCGCACTCAAAGCCAAGTGTATCGAATCCTTGGATACCGAACGCATGCGACTCCCTTTTGAGAACTTCCCCCCACTCACTCGGCAACAACAATACTCCCGCTCACCTCGCAGATTGTGA
- a CDS encoding vWA domain-containing protein — protein sequence MIKRRPIEVFSLSFLNCLCCGFGAILLLFILSIGSGPHGVESEIDVPTLKSMQAQLAMLEADVAEKAALLEAAIHSEQTSAERERILSLIQELESQLADLQQEYDSRKANLSTAAQAASEANRLLQSFKHEDLPPIGLPAEATHVAFVIDTSGSMRNQMTAQLHYSVIDQIRELLDSLPEVRSIQFLDSSGNYMIGNRAGFWLPDTSGLRQQALKQILNYRVASVSDPEPGLRRAIRDLKPSLKADDSMSIYFIGDDFRGSTQSLLIQLDRLNPRNPATGKRPVSISAIGFPTLINPFRLGAAQGNERYANIMREIAEAHDGVLILKPSL from the coding sequence ATGATTAAAAGACGCCCCATCGAGGTCTTCAGCCTCTCATTTCTCAACTGCCTCTGCTGTGGCTTCGGGGCGATCCTGCTATTGTTCATCCTCTCGATCGGCTCAGGACCGCACGGCGTCGAAAGTGAAATCGACGTGCCCACCCTCAAGTCCATGCAAGCACAGCTCGCCATGCTGGAAGCCGATGTCGCTGAAAAGGCCGCCTTGCTGGAAGCCGCCATTCATAGCGAACAAACGAGCGCCGAGCGTGAACGCATCCTTTCCCTCATTCAAGAACTGGAGTCCCAACTCGCCGACTTACAACAAGAGTATGACAGCCGCAAGGCCAACCTCAGCACTGCCGCGCAGGCCGCCTCCGAGGCCAATCGCTTACTGCAAAGCTTTAAACACGAAGACCTCCCCCCCATTGGACTGCCAGCCGAAGCCACCCACGTCGCCTTCGTCATCGATACCTCCGGCAGTATGCGCAACCAAATGACCGCTCAATTGCACTACAGCGTGATTGACCAAATCCGAGAACTCTTGGACAGCCTGCCCGAGGTGCGCAGCATCCAGTTCCTCGATTCCAGCGGTAATTATATGATCGGCAACCGCGCAGGCTTTTGGCTGCCCGACACCTCTGGCCTGCGACAACAAGCCTTGAAGCAAATCCTCAATTATCGAGTCGCCAGCGTCAGCGATCCCGAACCCGGCCTACGCCGTGCCATACGCGACCTCAAGCCCAGCCTCAAAGCCGACGATTCCATGAGCATTTATTTCATCGGCGACGACTTTCGCGGCTCGACCCAGAGCCTCCTCATCCAGCTCGACCGTCTCAACCCACGCAATCCCGCCACTGGCAAGCGCCCCGTATCCATCAGCGCCATAGGATTCCCCACTCTCATCAACCCCTTCCGACTCGGCGCCGCACAAGGCAACGAACGCTACGCCAACATCATGCGCGAAATCGCCGAAGCCCACGACGGCGTGCTGATCTTGAAGCCGAGCCTTTAG
- a CDS encoding ATP-binding protein: protein MKLRLKNQRQFDLGSQRTMPEPRNCLISNICFKAGYIYSWGRGIEKIINACTQYGCAPPIFESNPASIQVTLLPKFKMPPQVSQQEPPQVGASQQTHEVRGSNPSTHGRIPIDNETVLSEIINNKPAKPLNDAQLGGYFFA, encoded by the coding sequence ATGAAACTCCGCCTAAAGAATCAACGACAGTTTGATTTAGGAAGTCAACGGACGATGCCCGAGCCCCGCAACTGTCTGATCTCCAATATCTGCTTCAAAGCCGGCTATATCTATTCCTGGGGCCGCGGCATCGAAAAGATCATCAACGCCTGCACCCAATACGGCTGCGCCCCCCCCATCTTCGAAAGCAATCCCGCTAGTATCCAAGTCACCCTACTGCCCAAATTCAAGATGCCCCCGCAAGTAAGCCAGCAGGAACCCCCTCAAGTAGGCGCCAGTCAACAGACGCATGAGGTCAGGGGGTCGAATCCCTCCACCCACGGCAGAATACCTATTGACAATGAAACGGTTCTATCGGAAATTATTAACAACAAACCCGCCAAGCCTCTCAACGATGCGCAACTTGGTGGGTATTTTTTTGCCTGA